One window from the genome of Lentibacillus daqui encodes:
- the ybeY gene encoding rRNA maturation RNase YbeY — translation MHIDFHDETNAVPSDDIDMLQRLLDFAAEQEGIPHEAEVSVSFVSNDEIQELNRNYRQQDKPTDVISFALQETVEGEIPIVGEDISLTLGDIVISMDRAKEQAIDYNHSLQREIGFLTVHGFLHLLGYDHMEKEEEKVMFQKQEDILHAFGLER, via the coding sequence AAACGAACGCTGTGCCAAGCGATGATATTGATATGTTGCAAAGGTTACTTGACTTTGCGGCGGAACAAGAAGGTATTCCACATGAAGCCGAGGTTTCCGTCAGTTTTGTCAGCAACGATGAGATTCAAGAACTAAACCGCAATTATCGCCAACAAGATAAGCCAACAGACGTGATTTCCTTTGCGTTACAGGAAACGGTGGAAGGAGAAATACCTATAGTTGGGGAAGATATATCACTTACACTTGGAGACATTGTTATTTCAATGGATCGGGCGAAGGAACAGGCCATTGATTATAATCATTCACTACAGCGTGAAATTGGCTTTTTAACAGTTCATGGCTTTCTTCACTTGCTAGGCTATGATCATATGGAAAAGGAAGAGGAAAAAGTAATGTTCCAAAAGCAAGAGGATATTTTACATGCATTCGGACTCGAACGATAA
- a CDS encoding diacylglycerol kinase family protein, whose protein sequence is MHSDSNDNKKKRGIGLRFAWNGIIEVLQHERNFRVHIIAVLLVVCTGLLLKLTTGEWALIVLVIGFVLAMEMVNTVIETLLDYVNPAIHPTAKVIKDVSAGVVLIAAITAVIIGLLIFLPKLYSLF, encoded by the coding sequence ATGCATTCGGACTCGAACGATAACAAAAAAAAACGGGGAATTGGCCTACGCTTTGCCTGGAATGGAATTATCGAGGTTTTGCAACATGAACGCAATTTTCGAGTTCATATCATTGCCGTACTGCTTGTTGTTTGTACCGGCTTATTACTAAAATTAACAACCGGGGAATGGGCACTGATTGTCTTGGTTATTGGTTTTGTGCTGGCGATGGAGATGGTCAATACAGTGATTGAAACATTACTTGACTATGTGAACCCGGCTATTCATCCGACAGCAAAGGTGATTAAGGATGTATCCGCGGGAGTCGTCTTGATTGCTGCCATTACGGCCGTTATTATTGGTTTGCTCATTTTTTTGCCCAAATTATATAGCCTGTTTTAA
- the era gene encoding GTPase Era: protein MENDFKSGFIAIIGRPNVGKSTFLNHVIGQKIAIMSDKAQTTRNKIQGVLTQHDAQIVFIDTPGIHKPKHRLGDFMVQMAEDTLNEVDAVLFMINAKEGYGRGDQYIIDRLQQVKKPVFLIINKIDLIQKDDLLPLIELYRRKYNFEEIIPISALQGNNVIHLLEVLKSYLPAGPQYYPEDQVTDHPERFIIAELIREKVLQLTREEIPHSIAVVIENIEKRESNAIFIQATVITERKSQKGILIGKHGKMLKEIGKRARADIEPLLGTRVYLDLWIKVEKDWRNRQNQLRELGFREDEY from the coding sequence ATGGAAAATGATTTCAAATCGGGATTTATCGCCATAATTGGCCGACCCAACGTTGGCAAATCAACATTCTTAAATCATGTTATTGGACAAAAAATAGCTATTATGAGTGATAAAGCTCAGACGACACGAAATAAAATTCAGGGTGTATTAACACAACATGATGCACAGATTGTTTTTATTGATACACCGGGAATTCATAAACCAAAACACCGACTTGGGGATTTTATGGTGCAAATGGCAGAAGACACATTAAATGAGGTAGATGCCGTTTTGTTTATGATTAATGCCAAAGAAGGGTATGGCAGAGGGGATCAATATATTATAGACCGACTACAACAGGTAAAAAAGCCTGTCTTTCTAATTATTAATAAAATTGATTTAATCCAAAAAGATGACCTGTTACCATTAATCGAGCTGTACCGGAGAAAATACAACTTTGAAGAAATCATTCCAATATCCGCTTTACAAGGGAACAATGTCATTCATCTGCTGGAAGTATTAAAGTCATATTTACCTGCAGGGCCACAGTATTATCCGGAAGATCAGGTTACAGATCATCCTGAACGATTTATTATTGCTGAGTTGATCCGGGAAAAAGTTCTGCAATTAACAAGAGAGGAAATACCTCACTCGATTGCAGTTGTCATTGAAAATATCGAAAAGCGGGAGTCAAATGCCATTTTTATTCAGGCAACCGTAATAACCGAACGAAAATCGCAAAAAGGCATTCTAATTGGCAAACACGGAAAAATGTTGAAGGAAATTGGAAAAAGGGCGCGAGCAGATATTGAGCCCTTGCTCGGAACAAGGGTATATCTGGATCTTTGGATAAAGGTGGAAAAAGATTGGCGCAACAGGCAAAATCAGCTTCGAGAGTTAGGTTTTCGGGAAGATGAATATTAA
- a CDS encoding YqzL family protein — protein sequence MIDFAWKLFSQTGNVETYLLLKELEKEPNVKGQLQQHEEELSHLDTKL from the coding sequence GTGATCGACTTTGCATGGAAATTATTTAGTCAAACGGGGAACGTTGAAACCTATTTGTTATTGAAAGAGCTGGAGAAAGAACCAAATGTTAAAGGTCAATTGCAACAACATGAAGAAGAGCTGTCACACCTTGATACAAAATTGTAG
- the recO gene encoding DNA repair protein RecO — translation MLEKIEGIVIKTQDYGETHKIVTIFSKKIGKFAAIAKGAKKPKSRMAAVTQPLIYGEFLVYVHSGLSTIQQGEIIYSLRPIREDIIKTAYAAYILELTDKLIDEKSPDRFIYDQLLLTMDWIAENVSYDIPVMMYEMKLFQKGGFAPIVHHCVNCGSTENPFSFSVAEGGLLCKRCMHLDQLAFSISDLLARLLHLFASVGLERIGTITMKDENIAKLRQILDAYYDHYGGYYIKSKKFLNQLDKLK, via the coding sequence GTGCTGGAAAAAATTGAAGGCATCGTAATCAAAACACAGGATTATGGTGAAACACATAAAATCGTTACAATATTTAGTAAGAAAATCGGCAAATTTGCCGCGATTGCCAAAGGAGCAAAAAAACCGAAAAGTAGAATGGCTGCTGTTACGCAGCCATTAATTTATGGAGAATTTTTAGTTTATGTACACTCTGGGTTAAGCACGATTCAACAAGGAGAAATCATCTATTCATTACGTCCGATCCGCGAAGACATCATCAAAACGGCTTATGCAGCATATATCCTTGAACTAACCGATAAATTAATAGATGAAAAATCCCCTGACCGGTTTATTTATGATCAACTTCTTTTAACAATGGACTGGATTGCTGAAAATGTGTCCTATGATATTCCAGTCATGATGTATGAAATGAAATTATTTCAAAAAGGCGGTTTTGCACCAATTGTTCATCATTGTGTAAACTGTGGCAGTACCGAGAACCCTTTTTCTTTTTCTGTCGCTGAAGGTGGACTATTATGCAAGCGATGTATGCATTTGGATCAGCTTGCTTTTTCAATTTCTGATTTGCTTGCACGATTGTTACATTTGTTTGCCAGTGTGGGACTTGAGCGTATAGGTACGATTACCATGAAAGACGAAAACATTGCCAAATTGCGGCAAATACTTGATGCATATTATGACCATTATGGTGGATATTACATAAAATCAAAAAAGTTTTTAAACCAGTTGGATAAGTTGAAATAA